Proteins encoded in a region of the Trypanosoma brucei brucei TREU927 chromosome 5, complete sequence genome:
- a CDS encoding mitochondrial carrier protein, putative has product MALPTSHVVQTPKRQEYLASCLSGCVAGVCSTCVINPLDTVRVRLSVSRSATGKAHRSLLYTVRDLFEGGIVHAFSRGLSANLMASLPSNGIYLPTYRCIKDQLSSAGVNQNVQPAIAACGAVCVTNTILGPIFLVRTRVQVNEKLTVRQTFRDVLKHEGFSGFYRGTMTNIVGRFVEEGLFWSIYELLKRLSNEASFKGSSNFFLTSVAVASLSAVAKIAATTVSYPYNVVMNHMRSVSYVTGKPEYERIMPTIRHIYYQDGIPGFYKGLAPQLLRSTLSKAVQIYSFELAMFIYFSTVQRPVVSCAPA; this is encoded by the coding sequence atggcactCCCGACATCGCATGTGGTTCAAACCCCCAAAAGACAAGAATACCTTGCATCCTGTTTGTCTGGTTGTGTTGCCGGTGTCTGCTCCACCTGCGTCATAAACCCATTGGATACCGTCCGTGTGCGCCTCTCTGTAAGCCGAAGTGCCACTGGAAAGGCACACAGGAGCCTCTTGTACACTGTTAGGGACCTCTTCGAGGGAGGCATTGTCCACGCCTTTTCGCGTGGTCTCTCGGCAAATCTAATGGCCTCGCTTCCCTCCAATGGTATTTATCTTCCTACATACCGCTGCATTAAGGACCAACTTTCCTCTGCCGGAGTCAACCAGAATGTTCAACCTGCCATTGCGGCTTGTGGTGCCGTGTGTGTGACAAACACGATCCTAGGGCCGATATTTCTGGTGCGGACTCGCGTGCAAGTTAACGAAAAACTAACTGTGCGGCAAACGTTTAGAGATGTGCTGAAGCACGAAGGCTTCAGTGGTTTCTACCGCGGGACCATGACCAATATTGTGGGTCGGTTCGTCGAAGAGGGCCTCTTCTGGAGCATCTATGAACTTCTTAAGCGGTTGTCAAACGAAGCAAGTTTCAAGGGTTCCAGCAACTTTTTTCTGACATCTGTCGCGGTAGCATCGCTTTCGGCCGTGGCGAAGATTGCCGCCACCACCGTCTCTTATCCTTACAACGTCGTTATGAATCACATGCGCAGCGTCAGCTACGTGACAGGGAAACCCGAGTATGAGCGCATTATGCCAACAATACGACACATTTATTACCAAGACGGCATACCCGGTTTTTACAAGGGGCTTGCGCCGCAGCTGTTACGGAGCACGCTAAGTAAGGCTGTACAGATATATTCTTTTGAACTGGCCATGTTCATTTACTTCAGCACTGTCCAACGTCCCGTTGTTTCTTGCGCTCCCGCATAA
- a CDS encoding ATP-dependent DEAD/H RNA helicase, putative — MPPTPLRRRATSAEPRRGSLRCGNTAATSSRRIGVRSGKSSQGNDLTAPSVATEVMLEDTPSFFQGITGVRSVPMSHQLSGDQDYAQLMPGETISTGGNSHKRSGQQTQDKVMWIELGLCKALVRAISHIGYISPTPVQAQAIPAILSGTDVCARAVTGSGKTAAFLLPLLHLLLTRAPMKQTRMNSKRRYIRAIVLVPTRELGMQCQQVLQQFLAFTTGLQVSLAIGGVSPSAQLAALEACPDILVATPGRLVDLIHNHKGAQSAVDITGVEVVVLDECDKMLTVVLRDQVVDILKRVPEETRQVLMFSATMTTEVDEFAKEHLFKPKNVDIGHVALQAKLRQQFVRVRLHADTSLQPTEENRGDVAPSAEGCQKKTRSKRSHDKPQSEGRQNHSEESESEAEHMTKVKSRYLVALCTGYFREKTLIFTRYRTTAHRLRLLFNVIGFPSVELQGNQLQEERFASLEKFASGEVNYLFSTDVASRGLDIKDVSTVINFDLPPTLTAYIHRVGRTARIGGSGTAVSLVDESRDSDIMRKILAVSGVVSNHQAATVRRRDVPEELLQEAIKKIDAAFPQVRAELAAEELHTKIERAERRYGREAGEKILTESAAVRPRRVWCLSHTEQKKREEEARRVYETEAEVTVNQFQQELANWDREENKFLKKQRNERRAQRETKARANERAKNAARELQRKSQNKLQAGIVKKLKKKKIRDARKTRRAESREKNGKPAYKHRGGVKSMKKSRHKRRMSRH, encoded by the coding sequence ATGCCACCGACCCCGTTGCGGCGGAGAGCGACCTCCGCGGAACCCCGGCGGGGCTCACTGCGCTGTGGTAACACCGCCGCGACAAGCAGTAGACGCATAGGTGTCCGTTCGGGTAAAAGTAGCCAAGGAAATGATCTTACTGCTCCGTCCGTGGCTACCGAAGTTATGTTGGAGGATACACCGTCGTTTTTCCAGGGTATTACCGGCGTTAGAAGTGTTCCCATGTCCCACCAGCTATCCGGAGACCAGGACTATGCTCAGTTGATGCCTGGTGAGACAATCTCCACGGGGGGTAACAGCCACAAACGCTCGGGTCAGCAGACACAAGACAAGGTGATGTGGATTGAGTTGGGTCTCTGCAAGGCCCTTGTCCGCGCCATTAGTCACATAGGGTACATTTCACCCACACCCGTACAGGCACAAGCTATACCGGCTATCCTTAGTGGGACCGACGTCTGCGCGCGGGCGGTAACTGGGTCTGGCAAGACAGCCGCCTTCCTGCTACCGTTGTTGCATCTCCTCCTCACGAGAGCTCCCATGAAGCAGACGCGTATGAACAGCAAGCGTCGCTACATCCGGGCCATTGTTTTGGTTCCCACACGGGAATTGGGTATGCAATGCCAGCAGGTTCTACAACAATTTTTGGCATTCACCACGGGTTTGCAAGTGTCACTGGCAATTGGAGGCGTATCACCCTCTGCCCAGCTGGCTGCCCTTGAGGCTTGTCCAGATATTCTTGTTGCAACACCTGGTCGGTTAGTTGATTTGATCCACAACCACAAGGGTGCACAAAGTGCTGTCGATATAACGGGGGTCGAAGTAGTTGTGCTTGACGAGTGCGACAAGATGTTAACTGTTGTGCTCCGGGACCAGGTGGTGGACATTCTCAAACGCGTGCCGGAGGAAACGCGTCAGGTATTGATGTTTTCTGCAACAATGACGACAGAAGTAGATGAGTTTGCGAAAGAACATCTATTTAAACCAAAGAATGTGGACATCGGCCATGTTGCTCTTCAGGCCAAACTGCGTCAGCAGTTTGTTCGCGTTCGTCTGCATGCTGATACATCCCTGCAACCTACTGAGGAAAATCGCGGTGACGTAGCCCCTTCTGCGGAGGGGTGTCAAAAGAAGACCCGCTCTAAACGCTCGCATGATAAACCGCAGAGCGAAGGGCGTCAGAATCACTCGGAGGAATCTGAAAGCGAGGCGGAACACATGACGAAGGTCAAGTCACGTTACTTGGTGGCGCTATGCACAGGTTATTTCCGAGAGAAAACGTTGATATTCACTCGCTACCGCACCACTGCACACCGATTACGTCTCCTCTTCAACGTGATTGGTTTTCCCAGCGTAGAGCTACAGGGTAATCAGCTCCAAGAGGAGCGCTTCGCCTCTTTAGAGAAGTTCGCGTCTGGTGAAGTAAACTACCTCTTCTCCACTGATGTCGCCTCGCGTGGATTAGACATAAAAGACGTTTCGACAGTCATAAACTTCGATCTCCCACCAACACTCACTGCATACATTCACCGAGTGGGCCGTACCGCCCGCATCGGCGGTAGTGGGACCGCGGTCTCGCTGGTTGATGAGAGCAGGGACTCGGATATTATGCGAAAGATACTGGCGGTAAGCGGTGTGGTGAGCAATCATCAAGCGGCCACCGTACGGCGTCGCGATGTCCCAGAGGAGCTGCTGCAGGAGGCCATTAAAAAGATCGACGCCGCGTTTCCCCAAGTGCGGGCCGAACTTGCAGCGGAGGAACTGCACACGAAAATTGAACGTGCGGAACGCCGGTACGGCCGAGAGGCAGGAGAGAAAATTCTTACTGAAAGCGCCGCCGTGCGCCCGCGGAGGGTCTGGTGCCTGAGCCACacggaacaaaagaaacgtgaggaggaggccCGGCGGGTGTATGAAACTGAAGCGGAGGTTACTGTCAACCAATTTCAGCAGGAGTTGGCAAATTGGGATCGTGAGGAAAACAAGTTTTTGAAAAAGCAGCGTAATGAGCGGCGGGCGCAGCGCGAAACGAAGGCCCGTGCCAATGAAAGGGCGAAAAACGCCGCACGTGAACTGCAGCGCAAATCACAAAACAAGTTACAGGCGGGTATAGTGaagaagctgaagaagaaaaagatacgTGATGCGAGGAAGACAAGGCGGGCAGAAAGTAGGGAAAAGAATGGGAAGCCCGCCTATAAGCATCGCGGTGGCGTGAAAAGTATGAAGAAGTCGCGCCATAAAAGGCGCATGTCGAGGCATTAA
- a CDS encoding 60S ribosomal protein L13a, putative encodes MVLPSRRSLNRSSRKGFKKHRPDIIVIDLKDHVLGRAAAIVAKQLLLGKKITVVRCEKLTIAGSEIRNKIKYLQFLRKRKLSNPKLGPFHHRSPSDVFIRTVRSMLPRYTKRGQRALRQLVAYEGVPVNVVRTGGRVVIPKAQRHNCYRNERRFTVLGNMCKHVGWKYSDVVEKLEAARIEKSGRHHKKMEKVRVAWKNARKEALKKMPQKNVEVLKKFGLA; translated from the coding sequence ATGGTTTTACCAAGCCGCAGGTCGCTGAATCGCAGCTCCCGCAAGGGCTTCAAGAAGCACCGTCCTgacattattgttattgaccTGAAGGACCATGTATTGGGTCGTGCGGCCGCCATCGTCGCCAAGCAGCTGCTGCTCGGAAAGAAGATAACTGTGGTCCGTTGTGAGAAATTAACAATTGCAGGATCGGAGATTCGCAACAAGATCAAGTACCTGCAGTTCCTTCGCAAGCGGAAGCTGTCAAACCCGAAACTTGGACCATTCCATCATCGCAGTCCCTCTGATGTGTTTATCCGCACAGTTCGCTCCATGCTGCCGCGTTACACAAAGCGAGGCCAGCGCGCGCTCCGCCAGCTCGTTGCTTACGAGGGCGTACCCGTCAACGTCGTGCGTACCGGCGGTCGTGTGGTGATTCCCAAGGCGCAGCGTCACAACTGCTACCGTAACGAGCGCCGCTTCACGGTGTTGGGTAACATGTGCAAACACGTTGGATGGAAGTACAGCGACGTTGTGGAGAAACTTGAGGCAGCCCGTATTGAAAAGTCCGGGCGTCACCACaagaagatggaaaaggTTCGCGTCGCTTGGAAGAATGCCCGCAAGGAGGCCCTCAAGAAGATGCCCCAGAAGAATGTGGAGGTTCTCAAGAAGTTTGGTCTTGCGTAA
- a CDS encoding serine/threonine-protein kinase, putative, producing the protein MSGSATTALAPHEYREQSEAGANLSDCVFQSTASVEVESASGAIVTHRLVDEESGMRADANSRCANGTEMPEVAHVSDESRVDAAEGVAPQVSMKLDQRADQNCTDAAERSGGAVLTQPSGGGCGTGKNANDPAMVSCVAAKDMLEVKMGKKTMGRADPVHSAGLSAIMRPRLMTVARRGQAVASSLSTESLAVRAASSTKDGHGERVATHVNATTSDVVGAASDIQSNSVPSAEPRLSGRHNDDESKQSSTGMHVANHNNHDHRRQDAFAPQVRSSGVVTTVSTAITNAVPVPANVTFTTWASSGRNPRPIVALSVHLSELYRRIDELCCQQRRMAEPEPKYNDGFDDKEGHYLVLYGEEILNRYTVRELLGKGSFGTVVRCFDAKRQKNVALKITRRGLSFRAQAELEFDILSGLNGNPRLNNLVVKLFKAFNWRGHLVLVFELLTYNLYQLIKHTGYRGVGPRVVRKFAFQLVQALRELEEAKPSPIIHCDIKPENILLKYPNRSSIRLIDFGSATYTNNVIHRYIQSRYYRSPEVILYLEYGTAIDRWSLGCVLVELYTGLPLFDGKTEAAQLARFEALLGPVPVDMLESSPKLNGFYEKVGRNYKLKEPLPPHRSLKAVLGLMDGATPQEARRIPLEDEVEDALQLYDFVSRLLRYRASERMSCEEALRHPFLEPMKR; encoded by the coding sequence ATGAGCGGCAGTGCAACTACGGCTCTGGCCCCTCATGAGTATCGTGAGCAGTCAGAGGCCGGTGCCAATCTGTCAGATTGTGTATTTCAATCAACAGCGTCTGTAGAGGTTGAGAGCGCATCTGGTGCAATTGTTACTCACAGGTTAGTGGATGAGGAGTCGGGCATGCGGGCAGATGCCAACTCTCGCTGCGCTAATGGGACTGAAATGCCTGAAGTAGCCCATGTTAGCGATGAGTCTCGTGTAGATGCTGCAGAGGGCGTTGCGCCTCAAGTCTCCATGAAATTGGATCAGAGAGCGGATCAAAACTGCACAGATGCGGCGGAACGTTCTGGTGGTGCTGTTTTAACTCAACCTAGTGGCGGTGGTTGCGGAACAGGCAAGAATGCCAATGATCCAGCCATGGTTTCATGTGTAGCGGCGAAAGACATGCTTGAAGTGAAAATGGGTAAGAAGACAATGGGACGGGCAGATCCCGTACATAGTGCGGGGCTTAGTGCCATTATGCGTCCTCGTTTGATGACTGTGGCCCGTAGAGGGCAGGCAGTTGCATCTTCCCTTTCGACTGAGTCTCTGGCAGTGCGTGCTGCTTCGTCGACCAAAGATGGTCATGGTGAGCGAGTTGCAACTCACGTGAATGCCACAACCTCCGATGTTGTAGGCGCTGCATCAGATATCCAGTCTAATAGTGTGCCAAGTGCAGAACCACGGTTGAGTGGCCGgcataatgatgatgaatcAAAGCAATCTAGTACAGGTATGCATGTCGCTAATCACAATAACCACGATCATCGTAGGCAGGATGCATTTGCACCCCAAGTACGTTCTTCAGGTGTTGTTACTACTGTTTCTACTGCTATTACCAATGCCGTCCCAGTGCCTGCGAATGTTACTTTCACAACGTGGGCTTCCAGCGGTAGGAACCCTCGTCCAATAGTTGCTCTTAGTGTTCATCTGTCTGAGCTGTATCGGCGCATAGATGAGTTATGTTGTCAACAAAGAAGGATGGCAGAACCAGAGCCAAAATACAATGATGGCTTCGATGACAAGGAGGGACATTACTTGGTTCTTTATGGTGAGGAGATACTCAATCGGTACACTGTGCGTGAGTTACTGGGGAAGGGTAGTTTTGGAACTGTCGTTCGATGTTTTGATGCGAAACGACAGAAGAATGTTGCACTCAAGATAACTCGTCGTGGACTTAGTTTTCGAGCGCAGGCGGAATTGGAGTTTGACATCCTCTCGGGCCTGAACGGAAATCCCCGTCTCAATAACCTCGTTGTGAAGTTATTCAAGGCGTTTAATTGGCGGGGACACCTTGTCCTTGTATTTGAACTGCTCACCTACAACTTGTATCAACTCATCAAGCACACGGGTTACCGTGGAGTTGGACCTCGTGTGGTGCGGAAGTTTGCCTTTCAGTTGGTCCAAGCTCTACGTGAGCTGGAGGAGGCGAAGCCCAGTCCAATCATTCACTGCGACATCAAGCCCGAGAATATACTGCTGAAGTATCCCAATCGCAGCAGCATCCGCCTCATTGATTTTGGCTCCGCAACTTATACCAACAATGTTATCCATCGTTACATTCAAAGTCGTTATTATCGCAGTCCTGAGGTTATTTTATACTTGGAATATGGAACTGCGATTGACCGATGGTCATTAGGCTGTGTGCTTGTTGAGTTATATACGGGGTTACCGCTATTTGATGGGAAAACAGAGGCAGCACAGCTTGCACGTTTTGAAGCTCTGCTTGGCCCCGTGCCAGTTGATATGTTGGAGTCATCACCGAAACTAAATGGATTTTATGAAAAAGTGGGTCGGAACTACAAATTAAAGGAGCCTCTTCCGCCGCATCGGTCCCTGAAAGCCGTTCTCGGTCTTATGGATGGTGCCACTCCTCAAGAAGCTCGCAGGATTCCATTGGAAGATGAGGTGGAGGACGCCCTTCAGTTATATGACTTTGTTAGCCGCCTTTTGCGCTACAGAGCCTCTGAGCGCATGAGTTGTGAGGAGGCATTACGTCACCCCTTTTTAGAACCGATGAAGCGATGA